One stretch of Plasmodium cynomolgi strain B DNA, scaffold: 0877, whole genome shotgun sequence DNA includes these proteins:
- a CDS encoding hypothetical protein (putative) has product MNFFGSLFSDDHGSNLGNGDSRQGIGGATLNGQGETWGKQILLYKEANRIDLLKKNEFDKSILKWISDLCLQNSTFFSNKVLLELGAGSGLASISLFTHANIFSTELIKE; this is encoded by the exons atgaattttttcggGAGCCTTTTCTCTGATGATCATGGTAGCAACTTGGGCAATGGAGACAGTAGGCAGGGTATCGGTGGTGCTACTTTAAATGGCCAGGGAGAAacgtgggggaagcaaatACTCCTGTACAAGGAAGCCAACAGAATCGACCtactgaagaaaaacgaattcgACAAGAGCATTCT CAAATGGATCTCCGATTTGTGCCTCCAGAATAGCACCTTCTTTAGCAACAAAGTGTTGTTAGAACTCGGTGCAGGAAGTGGACTAGCCAGTATTTCGCTTTTCACGCATGCGAACATTTTCTCAACGGAACTAATCAAGGAGTGA